A window of Borrelia duttonii Ly genomic DNA:
TGTGAGTTTTGGCGATATGATTACAGGGACATTGGGGATAAAAGCGGATACGAAGAAGAGTGAGATAGGGAAGTATTTTAGTGATATTGAGGAGACTATGAAAACTACCAAAGTAAAATTGAACGAAATTCTTAATAAGAATGGGAAATATGAAAAAGTTAAAACGGTTGTTGAGCAATTTATTACTGCGACTTTGGACAAGATAGCAGAAGGAGCTAAAACAGCAGCAAGCGGGACTGAAAGTAGTGATGCTATTGGTGGTGCTCCTACGACTGGTCAGGATGCATCACCAGCAGATGTTGCAAGTGTAAATGCATTAGTTAAAGGAATTAAAGGAATAGTTGGAGTAGTACTCAAGAAAGATGAGGGAAATGCAGGAGCTACTAAGACATCAGCAGATGAGCAAAAAACAATAGGTGGGTTATTTAGTGGAAACAAAGCTAATGATAGTAGTGAAGCAGTAGCAGCGGCTGCAAGTGCAACTATAGGAGCGGTAAGTGGAGCTGATATATTGCAGGCGATAGCAAATTCAGGCGAGGCTACTAATGCGTCTGCAATTGATACAGCAAAAGATGCAGCAAATATTGCTGCTGCTAATAAGGAAGATAATAAGAAAGAAATTAACGATATAGCAGCAAAGAAAGATGCAGTAATAGCAGGGGGAATAGCATTGAGAGGGATGGGAAAAGGTGGTAAGTTTGCAGCTAAAAATGAAGAGAAAGCAGCAAATGCAGTAAATGGAGCAGTAGCAAGTGCTGTAAACAAAGTGTTATCTACATTAACAATATCAATCAGGAATACAGTAGATGAAGGATTAAAAGGGATTAGTGAGGTGTTAGGAGAGATTAAACAAGGAGAAGGATCTGTTGCCAAAATTAATGAATAAAAGAATAAGATAATTAGGATAAT
This region includes:
- a CDS encoding variable large family protein; protein product: MMMMVMMGCNSGGRDPEKVFLSEMVNLGKGFLDVFVSFGDMITGTLGIKADTKKSEIGKYFSDIEETMKTTKVKLNEILNKNGKYEKVKTVVEQFITATLDKIAEGAKTAASGTESSDAIGGAPTTGQDASPADVASVNALVKGIKGIVGVVLKKDEGNAGATKTSADEQKTIGGLFSGNKANDSSEAVAAAASATIGAVSGADILQAIANSGEATNASAIDTAKDAANIAAANKEDNKKEINDIAAKKDAVIAGGIALRGMGKGGKFAAKNEEKAANAVNGAVASAVNKVLSTLTISIRNTVDEGLKGISEVLGEIKQGEGSVAKINE